A window of Ignavibacterium sp. contains these coding sequences:
- a CDS encoding peptidylprolyl isomerase translates to MPIGANKVVTLNFTLKDEQGNILDTTENAQPFSYISGQEQILPKLEAEVDSMLIGGKKHISIPAAEAYGEYNEEVVQVVGRENFPQDFLLEVGMQYIASAPDGTKMPFTITNVEGDDITIDFNHPLAGKDLEFDVELLDVRDATPEELAHGHVHGPDGHHHH, encoded by the coding sequence ATGCCAATTGGCGCTAACAAAGTTGTAACACTCAACTTTACATTAAAAGACGAACAGGGAAATATTCTCGATACCACAGAGAATGCTCAGCCATTTTCATACATAAGCGGTCAGGAACAGATTCTGCCAAAACTTGAAGCTGAAGTAGATTCAATGCTAATCGGCGGAAAGAAACATATTTCAATTCCTGCTGCTGAAGCTTACGGTGAATATAATGAAGAAGTTGTTCAGGTTGTTGGAAGAGAAAATTTTCCTCAGGATTTTCTGCTGGAAGTTGGAATGCAGTACATTGCTTCTGCACCCGACGGAACAAAAATGCCTTTCACAATTACAAATGTTGAAGGTGATGATATAACAATTGATTTCAATCATCCTCTTGCAGGTAAAGATCTCGAGTTTGATGTTGAACTTCTTGATGTGCGTGATGCTACTCCAGAAGAATTAGCTCACGGACATGTTCACGGTCCTGACGGACATCATCATCACTAA
- a CDS encoding thioredoxin family protein, protein MENNSIISFANFKESVEANPAVCFYLSTPQCNVCKVLKPKVIELIETKYPKIKFVYVDLNEAKEIAGQLSVFAVPTIIIFFEGKEIIRVSRNVSIEILSDQIERYYQMIFG, encoded by the coding sequence ATGGAAAACAATTCAATAATCAGTTTTGCCAATTTTAAAGAATCTGTTGAAGCGAATCCTGCTGTTTGTTTTTATCTCAGCACACCGCAATGCAATGTTTGTAAGGTTCTTAAACCCAAAGTGATTGAACTTATTGAAACAAAATATCCCAAGATAAAATTTGTTTATGTTGATTTGAACGAAGCAAAGGAAATTGCCGGACAGCTTTCTGTTTTTGCTGTCCCGACAATAATAATTTTTTTTGAAGGGAAAGAAATAATCAGAGTTTCAAGAAATGTCTCTATCGAAATTCTCAGTGACCAAATCGAAAGATATTATCAAATGATATTTGGATAA
- a CDS encoding lytic transglycosylase domain-containing protein produces the protein MKNYSLTKLKPVHFFASGAALTILLFALIFGFQSNTKNDNDKNQSSSQFIITQPEIPDEVYLFGEKLPLENFEVYERLDREMIVNAYWHSATILALKRANRWFPVIEPILKRNNIPLDFKYLAVAESNLENVISPAGATGFWQFIKSAATQYGLEVNDEVDERYDVEKSTEAACRYLKDAYQKFGSWTMAAAAYNAGMNGIDKWSSLQKTTNYYNLVLGIETSRYIARVAAIKIIMENPQKYGFNLSEKDLYQPLKYKEVVLDSSVTDFANYAASLGINYKTLKLYNPWLRDTSLKNKNGKKYVIKIPEEGSIKLIGEN, from the coding sequence ATGAAAAATTATTCGTTGACAAAATTAAAACCCGTTCATTTTTTTGCATCAGGTGCAGCACTAACTATTTTGCTTTTTGCATTGATATTCGGCTTCCAATCGAACACTAAAAATGACAACGATAAAAATCAGAGTTCATCACAATTCATAATTACTCAACCAGAAATTCCTGATGAGGTTTATTTATTCGGAGAAAAGCTTCCGCTTGAGAATTTTGAAGTATACGAAAGACTTGATCGGGAAATGATTGTAAATGCTTACTGGCACTCGGCAACAATACTTGCACTCAAAAGAGCCAACAGATGGTTTCCTGTAATCGAACCGATTTTGAAAAGGAATAATATTCCTTTAGACTTTAAATATCTCGCCGTTGCAGAAAGTAATCTTGAAAATGTTATATCGCCGGCAGGGGCAACAGGCTTCTGGCAATTTATTAAATCAGCAGCCACACAATACGGACTTGAAGTAAATGATGAAGTTGACGAAAGATATGATGTTGAAAAATCAACGGAAGCTGCTTGCAGATATTTAAAGGATGCATATCAAAAATTCGGAAGCTGGACAATGGCTGCAGCTGCTTATAACGCTGGTATGAATGGAATTGATAAGTGGAGTTCATTACAAAAAACCACGAACTATTATAACCTTGTTCTGGGAATTGAAACATCTCGTTATATTGCAAGAGTCGCTGCAATCAAAATCATAATGGAAAATCCGCAGAAGTATGGTTTTAATCTTTCAGAAAAAGATTTATATCAGCCGCTGAAGTATAAAGAAGTTGTTCTTGATTCTTCTGTTACTGATTTCGCGAATTATGCTGCATCACTCGGAATCAATTATAAAACTTTGAAGCTTTATAATCCCTGGCTTAGAGATACATCACTTAAAAATAAAAACGGGAAAAAGTATGTTATTAAAATTCCCGAAGAAGGCAGTATAAAACTGATTGGAGAAAATTGA
- a CDS encoding CHAT domain-containing protein yields the protein MKRNLIMMMKLATKISLALIVVVPILLVFTIGFSSNENKSNQNSILYSKDFQTLYFSLTSQKIDANEIQKSISLLQDSFEKDFANALLLKRKQKFEEAFKLLEKYLTELPDDYRYYDELVFLAQIINKSDYIKKKLQNTNENNYKKYLNALFAYHNGNYSDAIELLKEINDIEPLFLLSHSYRAIGDYQKALVIIDSLMNNYPKDKPEYCRLIISKGSLFLLSGKNEEASKLYKAGYNIAVENKNQKEEAKALINLAILDDYNGNVESAQEKLKLALQLANDIEDIELQAIAYSETGVSYTYSGEIVEARKNYERSFELFSILKNTERLANLSANIGSLYIQTANFSAAIKSFEEGLKLAGENAVSRILNFRGLGDVYSNLSDYSKALEYYNKAKELSDKIKNVDQKALSEISIGTLYYNLNKPNKALSVFRKVEDEIAEDDDPYLVEDLLFKKALALTDLDSFAIAEQQFKNALSIAESVSDVYYKSLILTYLADNYIRQKKFRDAEVILNKVMKTSADNNFTQLLALQNLYLGISKIHQKNFSTAKNYLVKADKTALSVNDFNTSIESKYYQALYFESENKISEAEKMYTEAIELIEKSSSSTLLNSQIDVYRFAGLKDSYVKLTDLYLSQSRFSDAFNLIEKFRARNTFRNLNELKLQNIVSDENLVRNYYDINWKINSGIYLQAEKDSLESIFNSIKKQMFTKYNFNPDNQTEHFNLGSDLNKIPDNETLVSYYFNDEFCFAFVIKKNGFTPVKLSSKKNEILNLVKEISPAYDNQFNLNEAYYNQDLFSFNAKAANELYKSIIEPVKDFIPSDGKLIFSLPVELSIVPIEFLVTDFKLNDSPFYYDNKKFLIEEYSVTYTPSVSVYLLQKEKPVIENEKLLLVGDPQITSGDFAQSYRGSLIEDQSFSSRNLRLFPLKYSKEEVEQIESMFADASVLLSENATEEQFINNSSDKTLIHLSTHSFIHNNQPFIIFSQEEKSNSDGYLEIGEIVKLKLNSELVVLSSCKSGLGTIDATEGMIGMQKSFFEAGAKSVVVSLWDVNDKYTAFFMKSFYEYLSKGYDKSEALRKAKIFFKENYSANPYYWAAFVLSGDNSALKLNKSVSFPKKYITILFTLLLLYYLFNRYNLAKKR from the coding sequence ATGAAGAGAAATTTAATTATGATGATGAAGCTCGCTACAAAGATTTCATTGGCGTTGATTGTTGTGGTTCCGATTCTTTTGGTTTTTACAATCGGATTTAGTTCGAATGAGAATAAGTCTAACCAAAATTCCATTTTATACTCAAAAGATTTTCAAACATTATACTTCTCTTTAACATCACAAAAAATTGATGCGAATGAAATTCAAAAATCAATTTCTCTGTTACAAGATTCTTTTGAAAAAGATTTTGCAAACGCTCTGCTCTTAAAAAGAAAACAAAAATTTGAAGAAGCTTTCAAGCTGCTCGAAAAATATCTTACCGAACTTCCTGATGATTACAGATACTATGATGAATTGGTTTTTCTTGCTCAAATCATTAACAAGTCAGATTATATAAAGAAGAAATTACAGAACACAAATGAAAACAATTATAAAAAATACTTGAATGCACTTTTTGCTTATCATAATGGAAATTATTCAGATGCAATTGAATTACTTAAAGAGATAAATGATATAGAACCACTTTTTCTTCTCTCACACTCTTACAGAGCAATCGGAGATTACCAGAAAGCTTTGGTAATAATTGATTCCCTAATGAACAATTATCCGAAAGACAAACCAGAATATTGCAGATTAATAATTTCAAAAGGTTCGTTGTTTCTGCTTTCAGGAAAAAATGAAGAAGCGAGTAAACTTTACAAAGCAGGATATAATATCGCAGTTGAGAATAAAAATCAAAAAGAAGAAGCTAAAGCTCTTATCAACCTTGCAATATTGGATGATTACAATGGAAATGTTGAAAGTGCACAAGAAAAGTTAAAATTGGCACTTCAATTAGCTAACGACATTGAAGATATTGAATTGCAGGCAATTGCTTATTCCGAAACAGGTGTTTCTTACACATACTCCGGAGAAATTGTTGAGGCGAGAAAAAATTATGAAAGAAGTTTTGAACTTTTCAGCATATTGAAAAACACAGAGAGACTTGCAAATCTTTCCGCTAATATTGGTTCGCTTTACATTCAGACAGCAAATTTTTCTGCGGCGATAAAAAGTTTTGAGGAAGGATTAAAATTAGCTGGTGAAAATGCTGTGTCTCGAATATTAAATTTTCGCGGACTTGGTGATGTGTATTCGAATCTTTCTGATTATTCAAAAGCCCTTGAATATTATAACAAAGCGAAGGAACTCTCTGATAAAATTAAAAATGTAGATCAGAAAGCTCTTTCCGAAATCAGTATCGGAACACTTTATTATAATCTCAACAAACCCAACAAAGCTCTTTCGGTTTTTAGAAAAGTTGAAGATGAAATTGCAGAAGATGATGATCCTTATCTGGTTGAAGATTTACTTTTCAAAAAAGCACTTGCATTAACAGACCTTGATAGTTTCGCAATCGCTGAACAACAGTTCAAAAATGCTCTTTCAATTGCTGAAAGTGTTTCCGATGTCTATTACAAATCTTTAATTCTGACTTATCTTGCTGATAATTATATCAGGCAAAAAAAATTTCGCGATGCAGAAGTTATTCTGAATAAAGTAATGAAAACCTCTGCCGATAATAATTTTACCCAGCTTCTTGCATTGCAGAATCTTTATCTTGGAATTTCAAAAATTCATCAGAAAAATTTCTCAACCGCAAAAAACTACCTGGTCAAAGCTGATAAAACAGCTCTTTCGGTGAATGATTTTAACACTTCGATTGAATCAAAATATTATCAGGCACTTTATTTCGAAAGTGAAAATAAAATTTCAGAAGCGGAAAAAATGTATACGGAAGCTATTGAACTGATAGAAAAATCTTCTTCATCAACTTTGCTTAACTCTCAGATCGATGTATATCGCTTTGCAGGATTAAAAGATTCTTATGTGAAATTAACGGATTTATATCTCAGTCAATCCAGATTTTCTGATGCTTTTAATTTGATTGAAAAGTTCAGAGCCAGAAATACTTTCAGAAATCTTAACGAATTGAAGTTACAGAATATTGTAAGTGATGAAAATTTAGTCAGAAATTATTATGACATAAATTGGAAGATAAATTCCGGAATCTACCTTCAAGCTGAAAAAGATTCGCTTGAAAGTATTTTTAATTCAATTAAGAAACAGATGTTTACAAAGTATAATTTTAATCCCGATAATCAAACAGAGCATTTTAATCTTGGTTCTGATTTGAATAAAATTCCTGATAATGAAACTTTAGTTTCATATTATTTCAATGACGAATTTTGTTTCGCATTTGTTATTAAGAAAAATGGTTTTACTCCGGTTAAGCTTTCCAGTAAGAAAAATGAAATTTTGAATCTTGTAAAAGAGATAAGTCCTGCTTATGATAATCAATTCAATTTGAACGAAGCGTATTACAATCAGGATTTATTTTCATTTAATGCAAAAGCTGCTAATGAATTGTATAAATCAATAATAGAACCGGTTAAAGATTTTATTCCTTCAGATGGTAAATTAATTTTTTCGCTTCCGGTAGAGTTATCAATTGTACCTATCGAATTTCTTGTTACGGACTTTAAATTGAATGACAGTCCATTTTATTATGACAACAAAAAATTTCTGATTGAAGAATATTCGGTTACATATACTCCTTCTGTTTCTGTTTATTTGCTTCAGAAAGAAAAACCAGTAATTGAAAATGAAAAATTATTATTGGTTGGCGATCCACAAATTACTAGCGGTGATTTTGCGCAGAGTTATCGCGGCAGTTTAATTGAGGACCAGAGCTTTAGTTCGAGAAATCTCAGATTATTTCCATTGAAGTATTCAAAAGAAGAAGTTGAACAAATCGAGTCAATGTTTGCTGATGCTTCTGTTCTTCTTTCTGAAAATGCAACCGAGGAACAATTTATTAATAATTCATCAGATAAAACTCTTATTCATTTATCAACGCATTCTTTTATTCACAACAATCAACCATTTATAATTTTCTCGCAAGAAGAGAAATCAAATTCAGATGGCTATCTCGAGATTGGAGAAATTGTAAAGCTAAAACTCAATTCGGAACTTGTTGTTTTAAGTTCCTGTAAAAGCGGATTGGGAACAATTGATGCAACAGAAGGAATGATAGGAATGCAGAAATCATTTTTCGAAGCGGGTGCCAAAAGTGTTGTGGTTTCTCTTTGGGATGTTAATGATAAATACACGGCTTTCTTTATGAAAAGTTTCTATGAATACTTAAGCAAAGGTTATGACAAGTCTGAGGCGCTCAGAAAAGCGAAAATATTCTTTAAAGAAAATTATTCGGCAAATCCTTATTACTGGGCAGCATTTGTGCTTTCAGGTGATAATTCAGCCTTGAAGTTAAATAAGTCGGTATCATTCCCTAAAAAATACATTACAATTCTGTTTACACTTCTTCTTTTATATTATCTTTTCAACAGATACAATCTGGCGAAGAAGAGATAA